From the Desulfitibacter alkalitolerans DSM 16504 genome, one window contains:
- a CDS encoding CPBP family intramembrane glutamic endopeptidase: protein MHTSESKGKWGILDVLLVLGFIFILTNVFTWLTAGLIEGLVITQKYLISTMFQTTAVILALVYFNIIKGVTWKEIGIRAGNLTRILTHGIFGGIILFGLVVFAGLIMELILPVKPSLQPFAKLVLEAQGYNDLIILLIIGAILAPIGEEIYFRGMVYPVFKKKWGLAAGMIVSGIFFALLHFDILRFFPLLLGGIGLAYIYEKSGSLFACMLAHGLWNGVMILLLYFSTGQSTGL, encoded by the coding sequence GTGCATACTAGTGAAAGCAAAGGTAAATGGGGTATTTTAGATGTTCTATTGGTTTTAGGCTTTATTTTTATATTAACTAACGTTTTTACATGGCTTACAGCTGGCTTGATAGAAGGTTTAGTAATAACTCAAAAATATCTCATCAGTACCATGTTTCAAACAACAGCTGTTATTTTGGCTTTAGTGTATTTTAATATTATAAAAGGAGTCACCTGGAAGGAAATTGGTATTAGAGCCGGGAACCTGACCAGGATACTAACCCATGGTATCTTTGGCGGCATAATTTTATTTGGGTTAGTGGTATTTGCAGGATTAATCATGGAGCTTATCCTTCCAGTGAAGCCATCTTTACAGCCATTTGCAAAGCTTGTGTTAGAAGCACAAGGCTATAATGACTTAATTATACTATTAATCATTGGCGCAATTCTGGCACCCATAGGAGAAGAAATATACTTTAGAGGAATGGTATATCCTGTATTTAAGAAAAAGTGGGGCCTGGCAGCTGGAATGATTGTTTCAGGAATATTCTTTGCGTTGCTGCACTTTGATATACTCAGGTTTTTTCCACTTTTATTAGGAGGAATAGGCCTGGCTTATATCTATGAAAAGTCAGGTTCCCTGTTTGCTTGTATGTTGGCTCATGGACTTTGGAATGGTGTAATGATTCTTTTATTATATTTTTCAACTGGTCAGTCTACTGGACTTTAG
- a CDS encoding DUF4912 domain-containing protein: METILTILTIMVILIIAIFVALRASNFMGRRFGDNGKKKQNIKASSEMINRVSPFNAQFDFEASKELSTRTDTIEYFNPVELHIDDETHITLLARNPYWLYAYWHIREDTIRNFENRFGDGSWENYHLFLKLVNLSAHKDYLLPINNYADSWYIKVGDTHCEWKVYLGKMVPEEGLIILAESNTAITPPASPSSVIDPEWEPLDEIWKELLARGFVTNLTTDINSEGLIKRRKDD, from the coding sequence ATGGAAACAATATTGACAATACTTACTATAATGGTGATCCTGATAATAGCCATCTTTGTGGCACTCAGGGCAAGCAATTTTATGGGTAGGAGGTTTGGCGATAATGGTAAAAAAAAACAAAATATTAAAGCCAGTTCAGAAATGATCAACCGGGTTTCTCCCTTTAATGCTCAATTTGATTTTGAGGCTTCAAAGGAGCTCTCAACCAGGACAGACACTATAGAATATTTTAACCCTGTTGAGCTCCACATAGATGATGAGACACATATTACCCTTCTTGCAAGAAACCCCTATTGGCTTTATGCCTACTGGCATATTCGTGAAGATACCATTAGAAATTTTGAAAATAGATTTGGAGATGGGAGTTGGGAGAATTATCATCTTTTCTTAAAGCTTGTTAATTTGTCAGCACATAAAGACTATTTGCTGCCAATAAATAATTATGCAGATAGTTGGTACATTAAAGTAGGAGATACTCACTGTGAGTGGAAGGTGTATTTAGGAAAGATGGTTCCGGAAGAAGGACTTATAATATTAGCTGAATCTAATACAGCAATAACTCCCCCTGCTAGTCCATCTTCTGTCATTGACCCTGAATGGGAACCCTTGGATGAAATTTGGAAGGAACTCCTGGCCAGGGGCTTTGTTACTAATCTTACAACAGACATTAACTCAGAAGGATTAATAAAAAGGAGAAAGGATGATTAA
- a CDS encoding 1,4-alpha-glucan branching protein domain-containing protein, with amino-acid sequence MSKGYLAFILHAHLPYVHHPLQENLLEERWLFEAITETYIPLISVFKRLNEEGVKYRLTLSLSPPLLSMLDTPLLQERYLTHLTKLRELAVQELDRTSNQPDFHYVAQMYKRNLDEAYNIFHETYQGNLIKAFKELEDEGGLELITCAATHGFLPLLHVNNSAIKAQLKVGVEAFAQHFGHYPKGMWIPECGYYYGLEKELSQVGIKYFIVDSHGIMFAAPRPKYGTLAPIRTQTGVAAFARDHESSKQVWSSTEGYPGDCDYREYYRDIGYDLDYEYIKDYIHPEGIRVNTGFKYHRITGKTDWKECYQPDWAREKAAIHAGNFMFNRIEQVKHHAQHMSNPPIIVSPYDAELFGHWWYEGPLWLELLLKKLHYDQNVVETLTPGDYLDRHSKIQVSTPCPSSWGNAGYNDVWLEGSNDWIYRRLHRAARQMERIAAVVKDTKGIRRRILNQMARELLLAQSSDWAFIMKTGTMVEYAKMRTVSHLENFNGLVHALKDGKIDTKWLEEIEREDNIFPDINYEVYCS; translated from the coding sequence TTGTCAAAGGGCTATTTAGCTTTCATACTTCATGCCCATCTTCCTTATGTCCATCATCCATTACAGGAAAACCTGCTGGAAGAGAGATGGCTTTTTGAAGCTATTACAGAAACATACATTCCGCTTATCTCAGTATTTAAGAGGTTAAATGAAGAAGGGGTTAAATATAGACTTACCCTATCTTTAAGTCCCCCACTACTTTCCATGCTGGACACCCCTTTACTGCAGGAACGTTATCTTACACACTTGACAAAATTAAGGGAATTAGCAGTTCAAGAATTAGATAGGACATCAAATCAACCAGACTTTCATTACGTGGCACAGATGTATAAAAGAAATCTTGATGAAGCCTATAATATTTTTCATGAAACCTATCAGGGTAATCTAATAAAAGCATTTAAGGAATTAGAAGACGAGGGTGGGTTAGAATTAATAACCTGTGCCGCCACACATGGGTTTTTGCCACTATTACATGTGAACAATTCTGCTATAAAGGCACAGCTAAAGGTGGGGGTTGAAGCCTTTGCCCAGCATTTTGGCCACTATCCAAAGGGAATGTGGATTCCAGAATGTGGTTATTATTATGGTTTGGAAAAAGAGCTGTCCCAGGTTGGAATTAAATACTTTATTGTTGACAGTCATGGGATCATGTTTGCTGCTCCGCGTCCCAAATACGGCACATTAGCTCCCATAAGAACCCAAACCGGGGTTGCTGCTTTTGCCAGGGACCATGAATCTTCCAAGCAGGTATGGAGCTCAACGGAAGGTTATCCTGGAGATTGCGACTATAGAGAATACTATCGTGATATTGGGTATGACCTGGACTATGAGTATATAAAAGACTATATACATCCTGAGGGAATAAGGGTAAATACTGGCTTTAAATATCATAGAATTACAGGCAAGACAGATTGGAAGGAATGCTATCAACCTGATTGGGCAAGGGAAAAGGCTGCCATCCATGCTGGCAATTTCATGTTTAATAGGATCGAACAGGTAAAGCACCATGCGCAGCATATGAGTAATCCACCCATTATAGTAAGCCCATATGATGCTGAATTATTTGGGCACTGGTGGTATGAGGGTCCACTATGGCTTGAACTGCTGCTTAAAAAATTGCATTATGATCAGAATGTAGTTGAGACACTTACCCCCGGTGATTACCTTGATAGACATAGTAAAATTCAAGTCAGTACTCCCTGTCCGTCAAGTTGGGGTAATGCAGGCTATAACGATGTATGGCTTGAGGGAAGTAATGATTGGATCTATCGTCGACTTCATAGAGCAGCAAGGCAAATGGAACGTATTGCGGCAGTGGTAAAAGATACAAAGGGGATAAGGCGGCGAATTCTCAATCAAATGGCCAGAGAATTATTGTTAGCACAAAGCTCAGACTGGGCCTTTATCATGAAAACAGGCACCATGGTGGAATATGCAAAAATGAGAACAGTTTCCCATTTGGAAAATTTCAACGGTCTGGTACATGCCTTAAAGGATGGAAAAATTGATACAAAGTGGCTGGAAGAAATTGAAAGGGAAGATAATATATTTCCTGATATTAATTACGAGGTATATTGCAGTTAA